In one window of Ruminococcus albus AD2013 DNA:
- a CDS encoding IS1182 family transposase, which yields MRNCQVRLNMNYEIYIEESSPVRVLSNVIDEIYQKEEYTIVSKWNGAIPEDIMMKILIYGYMNDSFSSRKIEQLCKRDIHFMWLLDGFGAPDHSTISRFRQKMGEQIDRVFYAVVKYLLNMKEISGKNLFIDGTKIEANANRYTFVWKKSVSKNEQKLRAKLPEILDEINYAYGVRFPENTPVSDMIGTLSSLMIKFGIERVYGKGHHKSVYQKALEKLEGYQQKIQQYEQYNSLFDGRNSFSKTDTDATFMHMKEDHMRNGQLKPGYNIQAAVEGEYIVGIDVSSERSDVNTLIPFLSKLNDLELFVLKNIICDAGYESEENYLYLRSHNMTSYIKPVNYEQSKKRNYRTKYGRPENMEYHEMGDIFVCKAGRILWRVGTKHEKSKTGFVSEKAMYRCESCEGCPYKQNCTKAKGNKTLSISHKFKELRTESLENITTEFGKQLRMNRSIQAEGVFGVLKQDHGFRRFLCRGKNNIRTESSFLKRAWGCAH from the coding sequence ATGAGAAATTGTCAAGTGCGTCTTAACATGAATTATGAGATCTACATCGAAGAAAGCTCACCTGTCAGAGTATTGAGCAATGTTATAGATGAGATCTATCAAAAAGAAGAATACACGATAGTAAGCAAGTGGAATGGCGCCATACCCGAGGATATCATGATGAAGATACTCATCTACGGCTACATGAACGACTCTTTTTCAAGCCGTAAGATTGAACAGCTCTGCAAAAGGGATATCCATTTCATGTGGCTTCTCGATGGCTTTGGAGCTCCGGATCACAGCACTATCTCAAGATTTCGACAGAAAATGGGAGAACAGATCGATCGTGTGTTTTACGCTGTTGTAAAGTATCTTTTGAATATGAAAGAGATAAGCGGTAAGAACCTGTTCATTGATGGCACCAAGATCGAAGCTAATGCAAACAGATATACATTCGTCTGGAAGAAGTCTGTATCCAAAAACGAACAGAAACTGCGAGCAAAACTGCCTGAGATACTTGATGAGATAAATTATGCTTATGGTGTGAGATTCCCCGAAAATACGCCAGTTTCGGATATGATCGGTACACTTTCTTCACTTATGATAAAATTTGGTATTGAACGAGTTTACGGAAAAGGACATCATAAATCAGTATATCAGAAAGCACTTGAAAAGCTTGAGGGATATCAGCAGAAAATACAGCAGTACGAACAATATAACAGCCTTTTTGACGGAAGAAACAGCTTTTCAAAGACAGATACCGATGCAACATTCATGCACATGAAGGAAGACCATATGAGAAACGGTCAGCTGAAACCCGGATACAACATACAGGCAGCAGTGGAAGGCGAGTATATTGTAGGTATAGACGTTTCAAGCGAACGGAGCGATGTAAATACGCTGATCCCGTTTCTGTCAAAGCTCAACGATCTGGAGCTGTTTGTATTGAAAAACATCATCTGTGATGCGGGTTATGAGAGCGAGGAGAACTATCTTTATCTCAGATCACATAACATGACCTCATACATAAAACCCGTAAATTATGAGCAGAGCAAAAAGCGGAATTATCGTACAAAATACGGCAGACCCGAGAATATGGAATACCACGAAATGGGCGATATTTTCGTATGCAAAGCCGGCAGGATACTTTGGAGAGTCGGGACTAAACACGAAAAAAGCAAGACGGGATTCGTTTCCGAAAAAGCTATGTACAGATGTGAAAGCTGCGAAGGTTGTCCCTACAAACAGAACTGTACAAAAGCAAAAGGAAACAAGACGCTGTCTATATCGCATAAGTTCAAAGAACTGAGAACAGAAAGCCTGGAAAATATAACGACCGAATTCGGAAAACAGCTCAGAATGAACCGAAGCATACAGGCTGAAGGCGTATTCGGAGTACTGAAACAGGATCATGGCTTCAGAAGATTCCTGTGCAGGGGGAAAAATAACATCAGAACTGAGTCCTCTTTTTTGAAGAGGGCTTGGGGGTGTGCGCACTGA
- a CDS encoding LCP family protein, which yields MKENKENTLASAELRDMINHAMINKRNSEADEDLKSSIAKAMDKKTSTGKIPSAEHSKNSDSIHSEPKIKAEKKKRFPINMRGGWSLRKKTGVTLGFIFLALVLLMAVIVFLFFHYTGLLKDRDDSIRTEKPPVDSRDLVDEPDTLDEEAKEKELREMLQQRSKKISNEKVMNILLIGEDIRDTAEQDRGNTDVMMLISVNKEHKTVTLTSLMRDTWVYMEKFGISNKLNQAYWYGGAEYLSEVVEDYYSVKIDRTVKVNFQQFIDIAEAVGGLDFDVSYTEAVAMRDPMDEQNHYLHNPSGTDYVDLKQYGKDDSVNYYDVDGKFCTSIEYQSEEDNVISMHLNGNQALAYARVRYGCGDDYGRTMRQREAIQEIVSKAKKLNLVELDALMNKVLPEVETDLEDGEIAEMLLNAFDYMNYDIQQLRLPVDDYFTMDFINSQSCLSLTTWQFQANAAMLRYIVYGDCKTVEEARAQYQKEIDDGTFYEKNEFQPPVSW from the coding sequence ATGAAAGAAAATAAAGAGAATACCCTGGCATCCGCAGAGCTTAGAGACATGATAAATCATGCCATGATAAACAAACGAAACAGCGAAGCTGATGAAGATCTTAAATCTAGCATTGCTAAGGCCATGGATAAAAAAACGAGCACAGGTAAGATCCCTAGTGCCGAACACAGCAAGAACAGTGATAGCATACATAGCGAGCCGAAGATCAAGGCAGAAAAGAAAAAGCGTTTTCCCATAAATATGCGAGGCGGCTGGAGTTTGCGCAAGAAGACAGGCGTTACACTCGGATTCATTTTTCTGGCACTTGTACTGCTGATGGCGGTAATAGTGTTTCTGTTCTTCCACTACACGGGTCTGCTTAAAGACCGTGACGATTCCATAAGGACGGAAAAACCTCCCGTTGACAGCCGTGATCTTGTAGATGAGCCTGACACTCTCGATGAGGAAGCCAAAGAGAAAGAGCTCCGCGAGATGCTTCAGCAGAGATCGAAGAAGATATCCAACGAAAAGGTAATGAATATACTGCTGATAGGTGAGGATATCCGTGATACAGCCGAACAGGACAGAGGCAACACCGACGTTATGATGCTTATCTCTGTAAACAAGGAGCACAAGACCGTCACACTGACCTCGCTGATGAGAGATACCTGGGTATATATGGAAAAATTCGGCATCAGCAACAAGCTTAATCAGGCTTACTGGTACGGCGGCGCTGAATATCTCTCTGAAGTAGTTGAGGACTATTACAGTGTAAAGATCGACCGTACAGTAAAGGTGAACTTCCAGCAGTTCATAGACATAGCAGAAGCTGTCGGCGGACTTGATTTTGATGTCAGCTACACCGAAGCAGTTGCAATGCGCGACCCCATGGACGAGCAGAACCATTATCTGCACAACCCCTCAGGTACGGATTATGTTGATCTTAAACAGTATGGCAAGGACGATTCTGTGAATTATTACGATGTTGACGGCAAGTTCTGCACCAGCATCGAATATCAGTCCGAGGAAGACAATGTCATCAGTATGCACCTTAACGGAAATCAGGCATTGGCTTACGCCCGTGTAAGATACGGCTGCGGCGATGACTACGGCAGAACGATGCGTCAGCGTGAAGCGATACAGGAGATCGTTTCCAAAGCGAAAAAGCTGAATCTTGTTGAACTTGATGCGCTGATGAACAAGGTACTTCCAGAGGTGGAGACTGACCTTGAGGACGGCGAGATCGCGGAAATGCTGCTCAACGCTTTTGATTATATGAATTACGATATCCAGCAGCTGCGTCTGCCCGTGGACGATTACTTCACCATGGACTTTATCAACAGCCAGAGCTGTCTTTCACTGACCACATGGCAGTTCCAGGCTAATGCGGCAATGCTCAGATACATAGTTTACGGCGACTGCAAGACTGTTGAAGAAGCAAGAGCACAGTACCAGAAAGAGATAGACGACGGAACATTCTATGAAAAGAACGAGTTCCAGCCGCCTGTATCCTGGTAA
- a CDS encoding ISAs1 family transposase — MNNGITEYFEDIELYEEYDGYFCSIPDIITIAILGSICGLRNIHQIHQWATNDRVSEFLKEKFGIDHVPCYYWILSLLKYVKPESLNRCFADWVYSFMPEKSKSMTISLDGKTVCSTLKMSKIESPLHIISAQVCELGLTLAQRSTDDKSNEIPAVQELLKELKIKGNIVVADALNCQKETAEIIVKQKADYLLCVKDNHPNLKKDIEDYVQDSSLRDTMQTVSRTEKNRGRVETRTAYVTTDINWLEQKKEWKNLKYIGAIHTEFATKKGTSSEWHYYLSSREMTAEQLLHHARMEWSVESMHWLLDVHFEEDWCRVENKDVQQCLNMFRKAAINLIKNFKNRNNSKAAISKLMFECLMEPQMISRVIFEN; from the coding sequence ATGAATAATGGAATAACCGAGTATTTTGAAGATATTGAATTATATGAGGAATATGACGGCTATTTTTGCAGTATCCCCGATATCATTACAATAGCAATTCTTGGAAGTATCTGTGGACTTAGAAACATTCATCAGATTCATCAATGGGCGACAAATGACAGAGTAAGCGAATTCTTAAAGGAGAAATTCGGAATCGATCATGTCCCTTGCTATTATTGGATATTGAGCCTGCTGAAATATGTCAAGCCCGAATCGCTCAACCGCTGTTTTGCGGATTGGGTCTATTCATTCATGCCCGAAAAGTCCAAAAGTATGACGATCTCTCTTGACGGGAAAACTGTTTGTTCGACACTTAAAATGAGTAAGATCGAAAGTCCTCTGCACATCATCAGCGCACAGGTATGCGAACTTGGATTGACCCTGGCACAACGCAGCACGGACGATAAAAGCAACGAGATACCTGCGGTGCAGGAGCTTCTGAAAGAACTGAAAATAAAGGGTAATATAGTTGTTGCGGATGCACTGAACTGTCAGAAAGAAACTGCTGAGATTATCGTAAAACAAAAGGCAGATTATCTGCTTTGCGTTAAGGATAATCACCCAAATTTGAAGAAAGATATCGAGGATTATGTGCAGGACAGTTCTCTCAGAGACACTATGCAAACAGTTTCAAGAACGGAGAAAAACCGTGGCAGAGTTGAAACAAGGACAGCGTATGTAACAACAGATATCAACTGGCTGGAACAGAAAAAAGAGTGGAAAAATCTGAAGTACATAGGAGCCATTCATACTGAATTTGCAACGAAAAAAGGCACTTCGAGCGAATGGCACTATTACCTTTCAAGCCGCGAAATGACAGCGGAACAGCTCCTTCATCATGCAAGAATGGAATGGTCGGTTGAGTCAATGCACTGGCTGCTTGATGTTCATTTTGAAGAAGATTGGTGCAGAGTCGAAAACAAAGACGTTCAGCAATGCCTGAATATGTTCAGAAAAGCTGCGATAAATTTAATCAAGAACTTTAAAAATCGGAACAATTCTAAAGCCGCCATATCCAAACTTATGTTTGAATGTCTTATGGAGCCGCAGATGATTTCGAGGGTGATTTTTGAAAATTGA
- a CDS encoding RING finger protein produces MTNYTGSKCICCEKRFTDDDDIVVCPDCGTPYHRSCYEKNGRCINDILHDKNVSWLPDAPEPEIPVTSASNVKRCIRCGAENDPSLRYCEQCGTPLINMDAPRPFNDESDERHDTAPDPMKTNIPGINMTPVMLTQDSDIDGVKLGDLARYVGPNPLGFLPSFIKFGKTDRKLSLNIFAFLFPPMYFMYRKMKGWGLAAALLLGLLNLPFMIESFSSGDYNITIKFAIDVKSHNFQLLKQITMYVSMILEIMSGFFANYLYYKQARRDIFKIYRESEDEDRDAISERIMRKGGTSYGYMLLSFMIYNIISIGSMLVVAKYF; encoded by the coding sequence ATGACGAATTATACAGGCTCAAAATGTATATGCTGCGAAAAACGATTCACTGACGATGACGATATAGTTGTCTGCCCCGATTGCGGCACGCCCTACCACAGAAGCTGTTATGAAAAAAATGGCAGATGTATAAACGATATACTGCATGATAAAAATGTGAGCTGGCTCCCCGATGCACCCGAACCTGAGATACCTGTTACTTCCGCATCAAATGTCAAGCGCTGTATCAGGTGCGGTGCGGAGAATGACCCGAGCCTGCGCTACTGCGAACAGTGCGGTACCCCACTTATAAATATGGACGCTCCCAGACCTTTCAACGACGAATCAGATGAAAGGCACGATACTGCGCCCGACCCCATGAAGACCAATATCCCGGGCATAAACATGACCCCTGTCATGCTGACACAGGATTCGGATATCGACGGCGTAAAGCTGGGGGATCTGGCAAGATATGTTGGACCCAACCCTCTGGGCTTCCTTCCAAGCTTCATAAAATTCGGAAAAACCGACAGAAAGCTTTCGCTGAATATATTCGCTTTCCTTTTCCCGCCGATGTACTTTATGTACCGCAAGATGAAAGGCTGGGGTTTGGCGGCAGCATTGCTGCTGGGTCTGCTAAATCTGCCGTTTATGATCGAATCTTTCAGCTCGGGAGACTACAATATAACCATAAAATTTGCCATAGATGTGAAATCGCACAATTTCCAGCTGCTGAAGCAGATCACTATGTATGTCAGTATGATACTGGAGATAATGTCAGGATTTTTTGCAAATTACCTTTACTATAAGCAGGCAAGACGTGATATCTTCAAGATATACCGCGAATCTGAGGATGAAGACCGCGATGCCATAAGCGAGCGTATAATGAGAAAAGGCGGCACTTCTTACGGATATATGCTGCTGTCTTTCATGATATATAACATCATCTCGATCGGCTCAATGCTGGTAGTTGCTAAGTACTTTTGA
- the rpsF gene encoding 30S ribosomal protein S6: MAKINENYEAMVIFSQKLDEEGVNALTTKFDDMIKANAENVELNVWGKRKLAYEINYETEGTYVLWSFNSKTEFPAELERVLGITDGVIRFLITTK; this comes from the coding sequence ATGGCAAAGATCAATGAGAACTACGAGGCAATGGTCATCTTCAGCCAGAAGCTCGATGAGGAAGGCGTTAACGCGCTGACAACAAAGTTCGATGACATGATCAAGGCTAACGCTGAAAACGTAGAGCTGAACGTATGGGGCAAGCGCAAGCTGGCTTACGAGATCAACTACGAGACAGAGGGTACTTATGTACTGTGGTCTTTCAACAGCAAGACCGAATTCCCCGCAGAGCTGGAGAGAGTACTGGGCATCACTGACGGCGTTATACGTTTCCTGATCACTACTAAGTAA
- a CDS encoding single-stranded DNA-binding protein — protein MLNRVILMGRITQDLEVRQTPNGQAVVTFNVAVDRNFKDQNGQYQSDFITCVAWRQQAEFIGKYFGKGRMIAIEGNLRTRTYEDKNGTKHYVTEVFVDSVSFTGEKANQGGGNYSNNYGGGNGGYGNNGGYSNGGNGGFGGNNFNNGGNFGGGFGGNNGGNQNNFNNNNNQAPSNDALNIGDLSEFEDVLSDDGVPF, from the coding sequence ATGCTGAACAGAGTTATTTTGATGGGTAGGATCACACAGGATCTTGAAGTAAGACAGACACCTAACGGACAGGCTGTAGTTACATTCAATGTCGCAGTAGATCGTAATTTCAAGGATCAGAACGGTCAGTATCAGTCTGATTTTATCACCTGCGTTGCATGGAGACAGCAGGCTGAGTTTATCGGAAAATATTTCGGTAAGGGCAGAATGATCGCTATCGAGGGCAACCTCAGAACAAGAACTTACGAAGATAAAAACGGCACAAAGCACTACGTTACGGAAGTATTCGTAGACAGTGTTTCGTTTACCGGTGAAAAAGCCAACCAGGGCGGCGGTAATTATTCAAACAATTACGGCGGCGGAAATGGCGGCTACGGTAACAACGGCGGCTACTCAAATGGCGGAAACGGCGGATTTGGAGGAAATAACTTCAATAACGGAGGAAACTTCGGTGGCGGTTTCGGCGGAAATAACGGCGGTAATCAGAACAATTTCAACAATAACAATAATCAGGCACCGTCTAACGACGCGCTGAACATCGGTGACCTGTCGGAGTTTGAAGATGTACTTTCAGACGACGGCGTACCATTCTGA
- the rpsR gene encoding 30S ribosomal protein S18 — MEKERTGGRPVKRGRKKVCMFCVDRAEKIDYKDITKLRKCMTERAKILPRRVTGTCAYHQRELTKAIKRARHVALLPYVAD; from the coding sequence ATGGAAAAGGAAAGAACTGGCGGCAGACCTGTTAAGAGAGGTCGCAAGAAGGTTTGTATGTTCTGTGTTGACAGAGCTGAAAAGATCGATTACAAGGATATCACTAAGCTCAGAAAGTGCATGACAGAAAGGGCAAAGATCCTGCCCCGCCGTGTAACAGGCACTTGCGCTTATCATCAGAGAGAGCTGACTAAGGCTATCAAGAGAGCTAGACACGTTGCTCTTCTGCCTTACGTTGCAGACTAA
- the lon gene encoding endopeptidase La, with amino-acid sequence MEKRTDIKNGTLMPMIPTRDLVVFPGMSVNFDVGREMSIQSLHNARNDFSGDVFLCAQKDINVESPEKKDMFRIGTIANIRQVIKSPGGVCRCMVRGVRKARLAEMIVHDDCYEAVVKPLPNYSKDKLYNHELDAVEREVRKAFEEYARLMPKMPQEIYTAVMGAKTASELFEAVAFNVPLAFIDRQALLEAQSAGEKLVLMMTILAREIDVLSLEKEIHEQVQSQIEDNQREYYIREQIKALQNELGEGGFDGSDEGEIQKYYDKVEELKAPDEVKEKLNDEVRRLSRMAGSSQEAVVIRGYLDTVLGLPWGVYTKDTADVKKAQAVLDKDHYGLKRVKERIIENLAVRALTPDIKGQIICLVGPPGVGKTSVAKSVARALNRKFVRVSLGGVKDESDIRGHRKTYVGAMPGRIINAMKLAGSSNPVMLLDEIDKMSNDFRGDPSSAMLEVLDSEQNNAFRDHYTEIPYDLSSVLFITTANTLDTVAAPLLDRMEVIELSSYTREEKFNIAKKHLVKKQLEKHGLTSSMMKLTNDGIYQLIDGYTREAGVRTLERTIGSLCRKAAREIVENDVKKVTFSAKNIPDYLGHIKYLPDDAAKEDQIGCVNGLAWTAVGGVLMPLEVLVLDGKGKIELTGSLGDVMKESAKIAVSYCRSIAEEYGIEKDFYEKKDMHIHAPEGAVPKDGPSAGVTMITAIVSALSGRKVRADVAMTGEITLTGKVLPIGGLREKTMAAFKAGVKTVIVPEKNRGDLDEIDDVVKDGLEFVFAERISDVLDAALVKPPENAVLPDMMGNPQPRVRARSRKTV; translated from the coding sequence ATGGAAAAGCGTACTGATATAAAGAACGGCACATTGATGCCGATGATACCTACCAGAGATCTGGTCGTTTTTCCCGGAATGAGCGTCAATTTCGACGTGGGCAGGGAAATGTCTATACAAAGTCTGCATAACGCAAGAAACGATTTCAGCGGTGATGTCTTCCTTTGTGCGCAGAAAGATATAAATGTTGAATCCCCCGAGAAAAAGGATATGTTCAGGATAGGTACTATTGCGAATATCCGTCAGGTCATAAAAAGCCCGGGCGGCGTTTGCAGGTGCATGGTGAGAGGTGTCCGCAAGGCGAGACTTGCGGAGATGATAGTCCACGATGACTGCTATGAAGCTGTTGTGAAACCTCTTCCAAATTATTCCAAGGATAAACTGTATAATCACGAGCTTGACGCTGTTGAACGCGAAGTCCGCAAGGCTTTCGAGGAATACGCGAGACTTATGCCCAAGATGCCGCAGGAGATATATACCGCGGTAATGGGCGCTAAAACTGCTTCTGAGCTCTTTGAAGCTGTGGCATTCAACGTGCCTCTGGCTTTCATTGACAGACAGGCTCTGCTTGAAGCACAGTCCGCAGGCGAAAAGCTAGTGCTGATGATGACTATCCTCGCAAGGGAGATAGATGTGCTCTCTCTTGAAAAGGAGATACATGAGCAGGTACAGAGCCAGATAGAAGATAATCAGCGAGAATACTATATCCGCGAGCAGATAAAGGCTCTCCAGAACGAACTGGGCGAAGGCGGCTTCGATGGTTCTGACGAGGGCGAAATACAGAAGTATTACGATAAGGTCGAAGAACTCAAAGCCCCCGATGAAGTCAAGGAAAAGCTGAATGATGAAGTCAGAAGACTTTCACGTATGGCTGGTTCTTCGCAGGAAGCTGTTGTAATAAGAGGTTATCTTGATACTGTTCTCGGTCTGCCATGGGGCGTTTACACCAAGGATACAGCTGATGTTAAAAAGGCACAGGCTGTCCTTGATAAGGATCACTATGGTCTGAAAAGGGTCAAGGAGAGGATCATCGAGAACCTTGCAGTGAGGGCGTTAACTCCCGATATCAAGGGTCAGATAATCTGCCTTGTGGGACCTCCCGGCGTTGGTAAGACATCTGTTGCCAAATCTGTTGCAAGGGCGCTTAACCGTAAGTTTGTCCGCGTATCTCTCGGCGGTGTCAAAGACGAGAGCGATATCAGAGGTCACAGAAAGACCTATGTCGGCGCTATGCCGGGACGTATCATCAATGCCATGAAGCTTGCGGGTTCGAGCAATCCCGTTATGCTCCTTGATGAGATAGATAAGATGAGCAACGATTTCAGGGGTGACCCTTCATCGGCTATGCTTGAAGTTCTCGACAGCGAGCAGAACAACGCTTTCCGCGACCATTATACCGAAATTCCCTATGACCTCAGCAGTGTGCTGTTCATAACCACAGCTAATACTCTGGATACCGTTGCCGCACCTCTGCTTGACAGAATGGAGGTCATCGAGCTTTCAAGCTATACCCGCGAGGAGAAGTTCAATATCGCAAAGAAGCATCTGGTGAAAAAGCAACTCGAAAAGCATGGTCTGACTTCCTCTATGATGAAGCTGACCAATGACGGCATATATCAGCTGATAGACGGTTACACCCGCGAAGCAGGCGTGAGAACCCTCGAAAGAACAATTGGTTCGCTGTGCAGAAAGGCTGCAAGGGAGATAGTCGAGAACGATGTTAAGAAAGTAACATTCAGTGCCAAGAATATCCCAGATTATCTGGGACATATCAAGTATCTGCCCGATGATGCCGCAAAGGAAGACCAGATAGGCTGTGTAAACGGTCTTGCATGGACTGCTGTCGGCGGCGTGCTGATGCCCCTTGAAGTTCTTGTACTTGACGGCAAGGGCAAGATAGAACTTACAGGTTCACTTGGCGATGTCATGAAAGAGTCTGCAAAGATAGCTGTAAGCTACTGCCGCAGCATAGCGGAAGAATACGGTATCGAAAAGGATTTCTACGAGAAAAAGGATATGCATATCCACGCACCTGAGGGTGCTGTCCCTAAGGACGGTCCTTCCGCGGGCGTTACGATGATAACCGCTATTGTATCCGCACTCAGCGGCAGAAAAGTCCGCGCGGATGTTGCTATGACAGGCGAGATAACTCTTACAGGCAAGGTTCTGCCTATTGGCGGTCTGCGTGAAAAGACAATGGCTGCTTTCAAGGCTGGTGTTAAGACTGTTATTGTCCCCGAAAAGAACAGGGGAGATCTTGACGAGATAGACGACGTTGTAAAGGACGGTCTTGAATTCGTGTTTGCCGAAAGGATATCCGATGTCCTTGATGCGGCACTTGTAAAGCCTCCCGAGAACGCTGTTCTGCCCGATATGATGGGCAATCCTCAGCCGAGAGTAAGAGCGAGAAGCAGAAAGACAGTATAA
- a CDS encoding cytidine deaminase family protein, whose protein sequence is MEQIWKDMYDAAKAVLGARKISDYVTCGEVSAAVLSKSGKIYTGVCIDTCSTLGICAERNAIFNMITNGEQEIAKVLCISPNPSKGAPCGACRELMVQLMPESYKDIEIMMDYEAGRIMTLGELTPEWRIG, encoded by the coding sequence ATGGAACAGATATGGAAAGATATGTATGATGCTGCCAAAGCTGTCCTCGGTGCGCGTAAGATATCGGATTACGTTACATGCGGCGAAGTGTCTGCGGCTGTGCTGTCAAAATCAGGAAAGATATACACAGGCGTGTGTATCGATACCTGTTCGACTCTTGGGATATGCGCTGAGAGAAATGCCATATTCAACATGATAACCAACGGCGAGCAGGAGATAGCCAAGGTGCTGTGCATATCCCCGAACCCATCAAAAGGCGCGCCCTGCGGGGCTTGCAGAGAGCTGATGGTTCAGCTGATGCCCGAAAGCTACAAGGATATCGAGATAATGATGGACTACGAAGCCGGGCGAATAATGACCCTCGGGGAACTTACACCCGAGTGGCGGATAGGATAA
- the yihA gene encoding ribosome biogenesis GTP-binding protein YihA/YsxC, with product MKPLNFNKAEFITSYGKLSQIPESDRPEFAFSGRSNVGKSSLINKIFNRKNMARVSSVPGKTVTINFFSVEDVYFVDLPGYGYANVSKGEKKGWGDLIGGYLADFDRDLELVFQLIDMRHAPSKDDIQMINYLIDNEIPFVIVLTKADKLKPTARKERMEAFKDEIPYFEDIHCIPFSAVTGEGVDDLKAIIEEIREDWYARTENGSEEEDIPEETPDDEDDTEPPTGFLTPNRNR from the coding sequence ATGAAACCGCTGAATTTCAATAAGGCAGAATTTATCACCTCATACGGCAAGCTTTCTCAGATACCCGAGTCCGACAGACCCGAGTTCGCATTCTCGGGCAGGTCGAATGTGGGCAAAAGTTCGCTGATAAATAAGATATTCAACCGCAAGAATATGGCAAGGGTCAGCTCTGTTCCCGGAAAGACCGTGACCATAAATTTCTTCTCGGTGGAAGACGTTTATTTTGTAGACCTTCCGGGCTATGGCTATGCCAATGTATCAAAGGGTGAGAAAAAAGGCTGGGGCGACCTTATCGGCGGATATCTTGCTGACTTTGACCGCGACCTTGAACTGGTGTTCCAGCTGATAGATATGCGCCATGCCCCCAGCAAGGACGATATTCAGATGATAAACTATCTCATCGATAACGAGATACCTTTTGTTATAGTGCTGACAAAGGCTGATAAGCTGAAACCCACCGCCCGCAAGGAGCGCATGGAAGCTTTCAAAGATGAGATACCCTACTTTGAGGATATCCACTGTATACCTTTCTCCGCAGTTACGGGAGAGGGTGTGGATGACCTGAAAGCCATCATCGAAGAGATACGCGAAGACTGGTACGCGCGTACTGAAAATGGGTCAGAAGAGGAAGATATCCCCGAAGAAACGCCTGATGATGAAGACGATACCGAGCCGCCAACAGGGTTTCTCACCCCTAACCGCAACAGATAA
- a CDS encoding YerC/YecD family TrpR-related protein, translating to MRDKLEIANLDELYEAILCLETLEECRLFFKDLCTVPELKSFSQRFQVARMLTDKHVYSDIVKETGASTATISRVNRSLSYDGSGGYNIVFDRLEKKKETEE from the coding sequence ATGCGTGATAAATTAGAGATAGCAAATCTGGACGAGCTTTATGAAGCGATTCTCTGCCTTGAAACTCTTGAAGAGTGCAGGCTTTTCTTTAAAGACCTCTGTACAGTCCCTGAGCTGAAAAGCTTTTCACAGCGTTTTCAGGTGGCAAGGATGCTGACAGACAAGCACGTATACAGCGATATCGTCAAGGAGACCGGCGCATCCACGGCAACTATAAGCCGCGTGAACAGGTCACTTTCTTATGACGGCAGCGGCGGATATAATATAGTCTTCGACAGGCTGGAGAAGAAAAAGGAAACCGAGGAATGA